In Numida meleagris isolate 19003 breed g44 Domestic line chromosome 3, NumMel1.0, whole genome shotgun sequence, the following are encoded in one genomic region:
- the LBR gene encoding lamin-B receptor isoform X1, giving the protein MRCCFWKMPNRKYADGEVVMGRWPGSVLYYEVQVTSYDDATHLYTVKYKDGTELALKENDIRSQSSFKHRKSQSSSSSPSRRSTSRSRSRSPGRPAKGRRRSSSHSREHKDDKKKIIQETSLALLKPSENNTRRYNGEPDSTERNDTSSKLLEQKLKPDLEVERVLDQYGLRSRREEKKKEEIYSERKIFETIKTTEKASPKTKELEFGGRFGTFMLMFFLPATVLYLLLMCKQDDPSLMNFPPPLPALESLWEAKVFGVFLLWFFFQALFYLLPIGKVVEGLPLSNGRKLQYRINGFYAFVLTAAAIGTLLYFQFELHYLYDHFLQFAVSAAAFSMALSIYLYIRSLKAPEEDLAPGGNSGYLVYDFFTGHELNPRIGSFDLKYFCELRPGLIGWVVINLAMLLAEMKIHNQSMPSLSMILVNSFQLLYVVDALWNEEAVLTTMDITHDGFGFMLAFGDLVWVPFVYSLQAFYLVGHPIEISWPAAAAITILNCIGYYIFRSANSQKNNFRRNPADPKLSYLKVIPTATGKGLLVTGWWGFVRHPNYLGDIIMALAWSLPCGFNHILPYFYVIYFICLLVHREARDEHHCKKKYGLAWERYCQRVPYRIFPYIY; this is encoded by the exons ATGAG gtGTTGCTTCTGGAAAATGCCAAACCGGAAGTATGCTGATGGCGAGGTGGTGATGGGTCGTTGGCCAGGGAGCGTCCTGTACTATGAAGTGCAAGTCACAAGTTATGATGATGCTACTCATCTTTATACTGTGAAGTACAAAGATGGTACCGAACTTGCTTTGAAGGAAAATGATATAAGG TCACAGTCATCATTCAAGCACAGGAAAAGCCAGTCTTCTTCAAGTTCTCCTTCCAGAAGAAGTACAAGCAGATCTCGATCCAGATCTCCTGGTCGGCCAGCAAAAGGCAGACGTCGCTCTTCTTCCCATAGCAGGGAGCATaaagatgacaaaaagaaaatcattcagGAAACCAGTCTAGCTCTACTG AAACCAAGTGAGAACAACACCAGAAGGTACAATGGTGAACCTGAcagtacagaaagaaatgaCACATCCAGCAAACTCTTGGAG CAAAAGTTGAAACCAGACCTGGAAGTAGAGCGTGTGCTTGACCAGTACGGCTTGCGttcaagaagagaagaaaagaaaaaagaagagatctattcagagagaaagatttTTGAGACAATAAAAACTACTGAGAAAGCATCACCAAAAACAAAGGAGCTAGAATTTGGTGGAAGATTTG GGACCTTCATGCTGATGTTTTTCCTGCCTGCTACTGTATTGTACTTACTGCTGATGTGCAAACAAGATGACCCCAGCCTTATGaatttccctcctcctctcccagcactTGAAAGTCTTTGGGAAGCTAAAGTGTTTGGTGTCTTTCTTCTGTGGTTTTTCTTTCAAGCTCTCTTTTACTTACTGCCAATTGGAAAG GTCGTGGAAGGGCTGCCTCTTTCAAATGGAAGGAAGCTGCAGTACCGGATCAATG ggttttatgcttttgttttgacTGCTGCAGCTATTGGAACCTTACTGTATTTCCAGTTCGAACTTCATTATTTGTACGATCACTTCTTGCAGTTTGCAGTGtcagctgcagctttttctATGGCATTGAGCATTTATTTGTATATCCGGTCCTTGAAGGCACCTGAGGAAGACCTAGCACCAGGTGGAAATTCTG GTTATCTTGTTTATGACTTTTTTACTGGACATGAATTAAACCCTCGTATTGGCAGTTTTGAcctcaaatatttctgtgagtTACGTCCAGGATTAATTGGCTGG GTTGTTATAAACTTGGCAATGCTCCTGGCTGAGATGAAGATACATAATCAAAGCATGCCATCGCTGTCAATGATACTCGTGAACAGCTTTCAGCTTCTGTATGTGGTGGATGCCCTTTGGAATGAG GAAGCTGTTTTGACTACAATGGATATTACCCATGATGGATTTGGATTCATGCTAGCCTTTGGAGATTTGGTGTGGGTTCCATTTGTCTACAGTCTGCAGGCCTTCTATTTAGTTGGACACCCTATTGAGATTTCCTGGCCCGCTGCAGCTGCAATTACTATTCTGAACT gtatTGGGTATTACATATTCCGCAGTGCaaattctcagaaaaacaatttcCGAAGGAATCCAGCAGATCCCAAATTGTCCT ATCTGAAAGTCATACCCACTGCAACTGGAAAAGGACTTCTTGTCACAGGTTGGTGGGGGTTTGTTCGTCACCCCAATTACCTTGGTGATATCATCATGGCACTTGCGTGGTCCCTACCCTGTG GTTTTAATCACATCTTGCCATATTTCTATGTGATTTATTTCATCTGCTTGCTTGTTCATCGAGAAGCTCGTGATGAACACcattgtaagaaaaaatatggtTTGGCATGGGAAAGGTATTGTCAGCGTGTACCATACCGCATATTTCCTTACATCTACTAG
- the LBR gene encoding lamin-B receptor isoform X2 has translation MPNRKYADGEVVMGRWPGSVLYYEVQVTSYDDATHLYTVKYKDGTELALKENDIRSQSSFKHRKSQSSSSSPSRRSTSRSRSRSPGRPAKGRRRSSSHSREHKDDKKKIIQETSLALLKPSENNTRRYNGEPDSTERNDTSSKLLEQKLKPDLEVERVLDQYGLRSRREEKKKEEIYSERKIFETIKTTEKASPKTKELEFGGRFGTFMLMFFLPATVLYLLLMCKQDDPSLMNFPPPLPALESLWEAKVFGVFLLWFFFQALFYLLPIGKVVEGLPLSNGRKLQYRINGFYAFVLTAAAIGTLLYFQFELHYLYDHFLQFAVSAAAFSMALSIYLYIRSLKAPEEDLAPGGNSGYLVYDFFTGHELNPRIGSFDLKYFCELRPGLIGWVVINLAMLLAEMKIHNQSMPSLSMILVNSFQLLYVVDALWNEEAVLTTMDITHDGFGFMLAFGDLVWVPFVYSLQAFYLVGHPIEISWPAAAAITILNCIGYYIFRSANSQKNNFRRNPADPKLSYLKVIPTATGKGLLVTGWWGFVRHPNYLGDIIMALAWSLPCGFNHILPYFYVIYFICLLVHREARDEHHCKKKYGLAWERYCQRVPYRIFPYIY, from the exons ATGCCAAACCGGAAGTATGCTGATGGCGAGGTGGTGATGGGTCGTTGGCCAGGGAGCGTCCTGTACTATGAAGTGCAAGTCACAAGTTATGATGATGCTACTCATCTTTATACTGTGAAGTACAAAGATGGTACCGAACTTGCTTTGAAGGAAAATGATATAAGG TCACAGTCATCATTCAAGCACAGGAAAAGCCAGTCTTCTTCAAGTTCTCCTTCCAGAAGAAGTACAAGCAGATCTCGATCCAGATCTCCTGGTCGGCCAGCAAAAGGCAGACGTCGCTCTTCTTCCCATAGCAGGGAGCATaaagatgacaaaaagaaaatcattcagGAAACCAGTCTAGCTCTACTG AAACCAAGTGAGAACAACACCAGAAGGTACAATGGTGAACCTGAcagtacagaaagaaatgaCACATCCAGCAAACTCTTGGAG CAAAAGTTGAAACCAGACCTGGAAGTAGAGCGTGTGCTTGACCAGTACGGCTTGCGttcaagaagagaagaaaagaaaaaagaagagatctattcagagagaaagatttTTGAGACAATAAAAACTACTGAGAAAGCATCACCAAAAACAAAGGAGCTAGAATTTGGTGGAAGATTTG GGACCTTCATGCTGATGTTTTTCCTGCCTGCTACTGTATTGTACTTACTGCTGATGTGCAAACAAGATGACCCCAGCCTTATGaatttccctcctcctctcccagcactTGAAAGTCTTTGGGAAGCTAAAGTGTTTGGTGTCTTTCTTCTGTGGTTTTTCTTTCAAGCTCTCTTTTACTTACTGCCAATTGGAAAG GTCGTGGAAGGGCTGCCTCTTTCAAATGGAAGGAAGCTGCAGTACCGGATCAATG ggttttatgcttttgttttgacTGCTGCAGCTATTGGAACCTTACTGTATTTCCAGTTCGAACTTCATTATTTGTACGATCACTTCTTGCAGTTTGCAGTGtcagctgcagctttttctATGGCATTGAGCATTTATTTGTATATCCGGTCCTTGAAGGCACCTGAGGAAGACCTAGCACCAGGTGGAAATTCTG GTTATCTTGTTTATGACTTTTTTACTGGACATGAATTAAACCCTCGTATTGGCAGTTTTGAcctcaaatatttctgtgagtTACGTCCAGGATTAATTGGCTGG GTTGTTATAAACTTGGCAATGCTCCTGGCTGAGATGAAGATACATAATCAAAGCATGCCATCGCTGTCAATGATACTCGTGAACAGCTTTCAGCTTCTGTATGTGGTGGATGCCCTTTGGAATGAG GAAGCTGTTTTGACTACAATGGATATTACCCATGATGGATTTGGATTCATGCTAGCCTTTGGAGATTTGGTGTGGGTTCCATTTGTCTACAGTCTGCAGGCCTTCTATTTAGTTGGACACCCTATTGAGATTTCCTGGCCCGCTGCAGCTGCAATTACTATTCTGAACT gtatTGGGTATTACATATTCCGCAGTGCaaattctcagaaaaacaatttcCGAAGGAATCCAGCAGATCCCAAATTGTCCT ATCTGAAAGTCATACCCACTGCAACTGGAAAAGGACTTCTTGTCACAGGTTGGTGGGGGTTTGTTCGTCACCCCAATTACCTTGGTGATATCATCATGGCACTTGCGTGGTCCCTACCCTGTG GTTTTAATCACATCTTGCCATATTTCTATGTGATTTATTTCATCTGCTTGCTTGTTCATCGAGAAGCTCGTGATGAACACcattgtaagaaaaaatatggtTTGGCATGGGAAAGGTATTGTCAGCGTGTACCATACCGCATATTTCCTTACATCTACTAG